The Bacteroidota bacterium genome contains a region encoding:
- a CDS encoding gliding motility-associated C-terminal domain-containing protein, with protein sequence MPQKNSTWKEAAANEKTEIQTVKQILLFAIALCAVFLSPSLWEGGGGLFSQVYINDNFSTGLQGWAFVQSGCTNESNLVWQGTTDAATGGNAPPSANIFKTCTSCCGAGNCWYNGACKTNGTGNCTPPSGAICSNAIGSPCSYYLFKTVTFSPMAYQFTLTFKWRAGSNLNSSTVTNAQLTVINNDNSTNIASTNLVSGGTYDTGWLIYTNTFSVCGGVNSVTVRIGGWDSWTQTPWCHNIWLDDANLTVTQTGTGMPVATAGPNVSICPAQSTTLSSSGGTGYIWSPSSGLSNPNISNPVATPTATTTYTVTVSNVCGSSTASTSVTLYPNPSPSISGGTTLCSGQSTTLTASGGNSYSWIPSGQTTTNIVVSPTTNTTYTVIATSVNGCTASATSAINVSSLPNPIISGNTTLCSGQSSTLTASGGNSYSWLPSGQNATSIVVNPTTNTTYTVIAANANGCTNTAAVTTTVNSLPTPSITGNTNLCNGQSATLTASGGNSYSWIPVGQTTSSIIVTPTANTTYTVIATNVNGCTNSATVAVTVGAITATISGNSIICLGQNATLTASGGINYSWNTGATTTSITAAATATATYSVIATNASGCTGTATFVVNVNPLPNVSITGANTICSGASETLTASGGINYSWNTGATSSSIIISPTSTTNYSVTVTDVNGCSASAAATATVFPSPAIIISGINLICNGSAVTLTASGGNNYSWSNGATTSSIIVTTAGTYSVIGTNANGCTGISTQTVSPTSAPVANIFGNSPLCAGQTISLTASGGNSYSWNTGQTTSSITATATATTTYSVIVSNGICADDTSITVIVNPNPSGNIIPPSDTINLGGSATLTASGGTNYSWSNGSTASIITVSPTVTTTYTVFICDANGCCDVVPVTVYVEINCGELFVPNAFSPNGDTKNDVLYVRNSCIKEMEFIIYNRWGQEVFRSTNPANGWDGNVNGKPAQTAVFAYYLHAVFLSGKDETKQGTVTLLR encoded by the coding sequence ATGCCGCAGAAAAATAGCACTTGGAAAGAAGCAGCAGCGAATGAAAAAACTGAAATTCAAACAGTGAAACAAATTCTACTTTTCGCCATCGCCCTCTGTGCAGTATTTCTTTCCCCCTCCCTTTGGGAGGGCGGGGGCGGGCTTTTCTCCCAGGTTTACATCAACGATAATTTCAGCACGGGCTTGCAGGGCTGGGCATTTGTTCAAAGCGGCTGCACCAATGAAAGTAACCTTGTTTGGCAGGGCACAACCGATGCCGCTACGGGAGGCAATGCTCCGCCTTCGGCAAATATTTTTAAGACATGCACGAGTTGCTGCGGTGCGGGCAACTGCTGGTACAATGGCGCGTGCAAAACAAACGGCACGGGCAACTGCACTCCTCCTTCGGGAGCAATTTGTTCCAATGCGATCGGCTCGCCCTGCTCTTACTATCTTTTTAAAACAGTAACATTTTCTCCTATGGCATACCAGTTCACGCTCACTTTCAAATGGAGAGCGGGTTCTAATTTAAATTCGAGTACAGTAACGAACGCCCAACTCACAGTAATAAATAATGACAACAGCACCAACATTGCTTCCACCAATTTGGTTTCGGGAGGAACTTATGATACGGGCTGGCTCATTTACACAAATACTTTTTCCGTTTGCGGTGGCGTCAACTCTGTTACTGTTAGAATTGGCGGATGGGACAGTTGGACTCAAACTCCCTGGTGCCACAACATCTGGCTTGATGATGCAAACTTAACTGTAACACAAACAGGAACAGGAATGCCCGTGGCAACTGCCGGACCGAATGTTTCCATCTGCCCCGCGCAATCCACCACGCTCAGTTCAAGCGGAGGAACGGGTTATATATGGAGTCCTTCATCGGGATTGAGCAATCCGAATATTTCAAATCCAGTTGCAACGCCAACGGCAACCACGACTTACACGGTTACAGTTTCAAATGTTTGCGGTTCAAGCACAGCATCCACCTCCGTAACTTTGTATCCTAATCCTTCTCCATCCATCAGCGGAGGCACAACATTATGCAGCGGGCAAAGCACCACGCTCACCGCGAGCGGAGGAAATTCTTATAGTTGGATTCCATCGGGGCAAACTACTACGAACATTGTTGTAAGCCCGACTACCAACACAACTTATACTGTGATTGCTACAAGCGTAAACGGATGCACTGCTTCTGCAACTTCTGCAATAAATGTTTCATCATTGCCGAATCCAATCATCAGCGGAAACACAACATTGTGCAGCGGGCAAAGTTCAACGCTTACCGCCAGCGGAGGAAATTCTTATAGTTGGCTCCCATCGGGACAAAATGCCACGAGCATTGTTGTGAATCCAACAACTAATACAACTTACACAGTAATTGCAGCGAATGCAAACGGATGTACAAACACTGCTGCTGTCACAACTACTGTAAATTCTTTACCAACTCCATCCATTACCGGAAATACAAATCTCTGCAACGGACAAAGCGCAACGCTAACCGCAAGCGGAGGAAATTCTTATAGTTGGATTCCTGTTGGACAAACCACTTCAAGTATTATAGTAACTCCTACCGCGAACACAACTTACACAGTGATTGCAACGAATGTGAATGGTTGCACTAACTCAGCAACAGTTGCTGTAACAGTTGGAGCAATCACTGCAACCATTTCCGGCAATTCAATAATTTGTTTGGGGCAAAATGCAACGCTCACCGCGAGCGGTGGAATAAATTATTCGTGGAACACAGGAGCAACAACCACTTCAATTACTGCCGCTGCTACTGCCACTGCCACTTATTCGGTCATTGCTACAAACGCCAGCGGGTGCACAGGAACAGCAACTTTCGTAGTCAATGTAAATCCTCTGCCGAATGTTTCTATCACCGGTGCAAACACAATTTGTTCAGGCGCGAGCGAAACGCTTACGGCAAGCGGAGGAATAAATTATTCGTGGAACACAGGAGCGACTTCTTCTTCAATTATTATTTCTCCAACTTCCACAACAAATTATTCAGTTACGGTTACGGATGTAAACGGATGCTCTGCTTCTGCCGCTGCTACTGCAACTGTTTTCCCTTCTCCCGCAATAATTATCAGCGGAATAAATTTGATTTGCAATGGAAGCGCGGTAACGCTTACGGCAAGCGGTGGAAATAATTATTCGTGGAGCAATGGCGCAACAACTTCTTCCATCATCGTTACAACTGCAGGAACTTATTCTGTAATCGGAACAAATGCGAATGGATGCACGGGCATTTCAACGCAAACAGTTTCTCCAACTTCTGCTCCCGTTGCAAATATTTTTGGAAATAGTCCGCTCTGCGCAGGGCAAACTATTTCACTCACCGCATCCGGAGGAAATTCTTATTCATGGAACACAGGGCAAACTACTTCTTCCATCACTGCCACAGCAACCGCAACGACAACTTACTCCGTGATTGTTTCCAACGGAATCTGCGCAGACGATACGAGCATTACGGTTATTGTGAATCCGAATCCATCGGGAAATATTATTCCTCCATCCGATACAATCAATTTAGGAGGAAGCGCAACGCTCACCGCATCGGGCGGCACAAATTATTCGTGGAGCAATGGAAGCACTGCAAGCATAATTACGGTGAGTCCGACAGTTACCACCACGTACACAGTTTTTATTTGCGATGCGAATGGCTGCTGCGATGTTGTTCCGGTTACAGTTTATGTGGAAATAAATTGCGGAGAACTTTTCGTGCCAAACGCTTTTTCTCCCAATGGCGATACAAAGAATGATGTGCTGTATGTGCGGAATAGTTGCATCAAAGAAATGGAATTTATTATTTACAACCGATGGGGGCAGGAAGTTTTTCGTTCAACAAATCCCGCAAACGGATGGGATGGAAATGTGAATGGAAAGCCCGCGCAAACGGCAGTGTTCGCTTATTATCTTCACGCAGTTTTCCTCAGCGGAAAAGATGAAACAAAGCAAGGAACAGTTACGCTGCTGAGATAA